The Terriglobales bacterium region AGAGCGCGGCGCGCAGTTTTCACCCGCAGGCATCCTGAAATTTACTTTGAAAGCCACCCAGGCAGAAGAGGTGCTGGAAAAGCTGCAATCACTTCTGGGTAACTTGGCGGCGGAGAAAATCACCGTCTCCTGAAGGTGACAACCTCTTCGCTGGTCAAATATGATGACTGGCGAGGATTTTTGCCACATGCGTGTTGTTTTTTGTTTGTTTGCCGCTGTTGTTTTTATGGGTACATTCACCTCAGCCCAATCAAAACCCCACAAACAGAATCCCAGGCTGGCGCCTTCCGCCAACTGGGACGCGCTGGTGGATGAGTTTTTCGACCAGAACTACTTCAAGTTCGGTCCCACTACGGGCACCGCAGCCGGTCTTCATCAATATGACGCCTTTCTGGAAGACTACTCGCATACCGCATACGAAAAAGAAACCATCTCGCTGAAGGATTTTCGCAGCCGTTTTGAAGATGTCAGCCCTGAAAAGCTGAATGAAGAGCAGCAGGGCGACCGGGCAGTGGTGCTGGGCTACATCAACTCCACGCTGCTGAACCTGGAGACGCTGCGCCTGTGGCAGACCAATCCTGATTTGTACTCCAGCGGCGTCAGCGGTTCGGTATTCGTGATCATGAGCCGCAACTTCGCTCCCGCGGAAGATCGCTTGCGCATGGTGATTGCCCGCGAAGAGCAGATGCCTAAGGTCTTTCAGGCGGCACGGGTGAACTTGAAGAATCCGCCAAAGATTTATACCGAGGTTGCGTTGATGCAACTTCCCGGTATCATCAGCTTCTTCCAAAAAGATGTTCCTGAAGCGTTCAAAGACGTTCATGACGCCAAGCTTCTCAAAGAATTCAAGGAGAGCAACGGCGCCGTCATCCATGCCCTGGAAAGTTATGAGAAATGGGTGAAGAGTGATCTGCTGCCGCGCTCCAATGGCGACTTCCGTCTGGGCGCCGAAAACTACAGCAACAAGCTTCGTTACGACGAGATGGTGGATCTGCCTCTCGACAGACTGCTGGAGATCGGCATGGCCAACCTGCGGGCCAACCAGCAGCGCTACAAGGAGACGGCCGCCATGCTCGACCCCAGCCAGACGCCGCAGCAGATTCTGGAGCAGATGGGCAAAGACCATCCTGCGCCTGACAAGTTGCTGCAATCGTTTCGCGACGTTTTAGGTGGACTGAAAACCTACATTGAAGAACACAAGATCATCACCATTCCTTCTGAGGTACTTCCCATCGTGGAAGAGACGCCTCCATTTGCGCGGGCGCTGACCTTCGCCTCGATGGATACTCCCGGCCCTTACGAAAGCAAAGCCAAAGAAGCTTATTTCAACGTCACCCTACCCGAGCCCGACTGGAAGCCACAGGATGTGGAAGAGCACATGGCCGGTTTCAATTACGGGACCATCATCAGCACAGCGGTGCATGAAGCCTATCCCGGCCACTACATTCAGTTTTTGTGGACGCCGCAGGTGCACTCCAAGGTCCGCAAGCTGCTGGGGGCCAATACCGACGTCGAGGGTTGGGCGCACTACTGCGAACAGATGATGCTGGATGAGGGCTACGGACGCGATCCCAACCTGCCGCTCGAACAAGACAAGAAATTTTTAAAGCTTCGTCTCGGCCAACTGCAAGACGCTTTGCTGCGCAACGCCCGCTTTATTGTTGGCATTAAGTTGCATACCGGGCAGATGACCTTCGACCAGGGCGTGGATTTCTTTGTCACCGAAGGCTACCAATCACGCACCAATGGCGAGCGCGAGACGCGGCGCGGGACCTCAGACCCAACGTACTTGTACTACACCTTGGGCAAGCTTCAGATCCTCAAACTGCGGGAAGACTACAAAAAGAAGATGGGCGACAAATTCAACCTGCAAGAGTTTCACGACCAATTTATGAAACAGGGTTTTCCGCCCATTAAGATTATCCGCAAGGCAATGCTGGGGGATGACAGTCCAGTTCTTTAAAATCCACAGTAC contains the following coding sequences:
- a CDS encoding DUF885 domain-containing protein, with the protein product MRVVFCLFAAVVFMGTFTSAQSKPHKQNPRLAPSANWDALVDEFFDQNYFKFGPTTGTAAGLHQYDAFLEDYSHTAYEKETISLKDFRSRFEDVSPEKLNEEQQGDRAVVLGYINSTLLNLETLRLWQTNPDLYSSGVSGSVFVIMSRNFAPAEDRLRMVIAREEQMPKVFQAARVNLKNPPKIYTEVALMQLPGIISFFQKDVPEAFKDVHDAKLLKEFKESNGAVIHALESYEKWVKSDLLPRSNGDFRLGAENYSNKLRYDEMVDLPLDRLLEIGMANLRANQQRYKETAAMLDPSQTPQQILEQMGKDHPAPDKLLQSFRDVLGGLKTYIEEHKIITIPSEVLPIVEETPPFARALTFASMDTPGPYESKAKEAYFNVTLPEPDWKPQDVEEHMAGFNYGTIISTAVHEAYPGHYIQFLWTPQVHSKVRKLLGANTDVEGWAHYCEQMMLDEGYGRDPNLPLEQDKKFLKLRLGQLQDALLRNARFIVGIKLHTGQMTFDQGVDFFVTEGYQSRTNGERETRRGTSDPTYLYYTLGKLQILKLREDYKKKMGDKFNLQEFHDQFMKQGFPPIKIIRKAMLGDDSPVL